A single genomic interval of Alteromonas sp. CI.11.F.A3 harbors:
- a CDS encoding peptidoglycan-binding domain-containing protein, with amino-acid sequence MMKFVLSLSVMFMSFSALAADSEGAFNTKGAAKRSCEAFTSTYAEQGAETFLYGGWLEGYITAFNALQQKTFDITPWQTTELMLLMLNKHCTDNPDQKFLDATNIMLQAFLPTRLATRSDIIEMTINDSKIYIYQSVLDMTTEALKASGYNVDMAESEFNTSYVKAITQYQQAKGIAVTGFPDQQTLVNLLLVPTK; translated from the coding sequence ATGATGAAGTTTGTACTAAGCCTTAGCGTTATGTTTATGTCTTTTTCCGCCCTAGCGGCAGACAGTGAAGGCGCATTTAATACAAAGGGCGCGGCAAAGCGCAGTTGTGAAGCCTTTACAAGTACTTATGCTGAACAAGGTGCTGAAACGTTTTTGTATGGCGGTTGGCTTGAAGGTTATATAACGGCGTTTAATGCACTGCAGCAAAAAACATTCGATATTACGCCATGGCAAACAACTGAGCTTATGTTGTTAATGCTAAATAAGCATTGCACCGATAACCCTGACCAAAAATTTCTAGATGCCACTAATATTATGCTGCAAGCGTTTTTGCCAACTCGCTTGGCGACGCGTTCAGATATTATTGAAATGACGATTAACGACAGCAAAATTTACATTTATCAAAGCGTGCTTGATATGACCACCGAGGCGTTAAAAGCGAGCGGTTATAATGTTGATATGGCTGAAAGCGAGTTTAATACATCTTATGTGAAGGCTATTACCCAATATCAACAAGCAAAAGGTATCGCTGTAACGGGCTTCCCCGATCAGCAAACACTTGTTAATTTGCTATTGGTGCCCACCAAGTAG
- a CDS encoding choice-of-anchor L family PEP-CTERM protein — translation MPISKKIIKISTFTLSVLFSAQYANAIVIESSDSAEFLTDALFINNSGLTITDQSLSGQFGQAGVYINNSGTYGLPSAGGIVFSTGQVIDYVDGPNEFIDNGFGLVESPLPPTDNGNELEAQFSNNPVDYFEQDEANEVGNEQSGPVDGVANEYVPQNPASAAQNTILSPITGQTEHFDAVQLDITFDVSDDVDTVSFIAAFGSEEFPGYVDSDYTDGFALLLNGANVAFAPVAELAVDGVFAPISIDHPDFEAIEGTELNGLLAPNGIPLLQFDIPVEPGSIGNTFTMLLADASDDALDTTVYLSSFGNFDVENGESEFTPLMPDEDVEVGEESEFVFTLPEVEAGETIWFDPDVSTGYTYTAGNGGQFASVTAPTLLSVNDADGYLITITDSLGVESTEALMAGQTFDFPFPVTTFTLTGINEDLMLDPTDPTAFVTGVSFEETGSYTVSQAAITTSTTSVPAPSSIAIFLLSLVGISLARKHKR, via the coding sequence ATGCCTATCTCAAAAAAAATTATAAAAATTAGCACCTTCACACTCAGCGTTTTATTTTCTGCTCAATATGCCAATGCTATTGTTATAGAAAGCAGTGACTCTGCCGAATTTTTAACCGACGCATTGTTTATTAACAATTCAGGTTTAACCATTACCGACCAATCGCTATCGGGTCAATTTGGTCAAGCTGGCGTTTACATTAATAACTCAGGAACCTACGGGCTGCCCAGTGCAGGCGGTATAGTGTTTAGCACAGGCCAAGTTATCGATTATGTCGATGGACCGAATGAATTTATCGATAATGGCTTTGGATTAGTAGAAAGTCCCCTTCCACCTACTGACAACGGCAATGAGCTAGAGGCGCAGTTCTCTAACAATCCTGTTGATTATTTTGAGCAAGATGAAGCGAATGAAGTTGGAAATGAGCAGTCTGGTCCAGTAGATGGTGTAGCCAACGAGTATGTGCCTCAAAACCCAGCATCAGCGGCACAAAATACCATTTTATCTCCAATTACGGGGCAAACTGAACATTTCGATGCGGTTCAATTAGATATTACTTTTGATGTATCTGATGATGTGGATACTGTGTCATTTATTGCTGCGTTTGGTTCTGAGGAATTTCCAGGCTATGTTGATAGTGATTATACCGACGGTTTTGCGCTATTGCTTAACGGTGCGAATGTAGCCTTTGCACCTGTAGCAGAGCTTGCCGTAGACGGTGTGTTTGCCCCTATCTCAATAGACCATCCTGATTTCGAAGCAATTGAAGGCACAGAATTGAACGGTTTATTAGCACCTAATGGCATTCCGCTTTTGCAATTCGATATTCCGGTAGAACCAGGTAGTATTGGAAATACGTTCACTATGTTACTCGCTGATGCATCGGACGATGCGTTAGACACAACAGTATACTTAAGCAGCTTCGGTAATTTCGATGTAGAAAATGGTGAGTCGGAATTTACACCGTTAATGCCTGATGAAGACGTTGAAGTAGGTGAAGAGAGCGAGTTCGTATTTACACTACCTGAAGTTGAAGCTGGCGAAACAATTTGGTTCGATCCAGATGTATCGACAGGTTATACGTACACTGCTGGTAACGGTGGACAATTTGCCAGTGTTACAGCACCGACTTTACTTAGTGTAAACGATGCCGACGGATATTTAATTACCATTACTGACTCGTTAGGAGTGGAATCAACAGAAGCACTTATGGCAGGTCAAACCTTCGATTTTCCCTTCCCTGTTACCACATTCACGTTAACAGGTATCAATGAAGATTTAATGTTAGATCCTACTGATCCAACCGCGTTTGTTACCGGTGTGTCGTTTGAAGAGACGGGTTCATATACAGTGTCGCAAGCTGCTATTACAACCTCTACCACTAGCGTGCCAGCGCCGTCATCAATTGCTATATTCTTGCTTTCTCTTGTTGGTATTTCGCTAGCACGCAAGCACAAGCGATAA